One Heterodontus francisci isolate sHetFra1 chromosome 13, sHetFra1.hap1, whole genome shotgun sequence genomic window, agcaggtcaggcaccatctgcggagagagaagcagagtcaacgttacagatcaatgacctttcatcagaactggaaaaggttagaaatgtaacaggttttgaaaagtgaaagtaaagggattaagagagAAACGGagaaatgaagctcaatgcaagctcaaggaacagcacctcatctttcgattggagactttacagccttcctgactcaacattgagttcaataattttagatcataacctctgcccccatttttctgTGTTTTCGTTTTTGTTGTTCCCCACCAAACCACCACCGCCCCAACCATTTCTTTCTTAGTCCCTTTGTGTTCGGACGGCCGCTCTCCTGCCATTtagacctcatccagacacatcttttgcttctttacttggctttgtgcCATGAAACCTTATGTGATTTTatctcttctgccctccacccttccttttttttcctcacttccccccccacccattttCACtcgctcaaaatctattacatttctaacctttgccagttctggtgaaaggtcattgacctgaaacgttaactctgtttttctctctacagatgctgcctggcctgctgagtagagtcatagagcatttatggcacagaagctggccattcaccccatcaagtccatgcctgctctccacagagcgatccagtctgtcccactcccccattttctgttttgtttcaggTATCCAGCATCTACTATATTTTGCTTCTGGGCCAGATAAATTGCTTTAGTTGAAGAAGAAATGTTGGCAAGGACACTAGCAGAACTCTCCTGCTGCTTTTCaactagtgcgatgggatcttttatattcactaaAGCAAGCAGGTGAGGCCTTTAGTACTCTCTCAGTATGGTCaagctagattatatgctcaaatcttGAGCAATCTTGAACTCATACCCTACTGACTCAAAGACTTGAGTAGTCACTGGGCCAAGCTGTCACTTATGAAGCTCTCTATTGGCAGGTTTTCTTCCTTTTAAAGATGGGATTTAAGATTTTTCCCAGCATTCACGCTTCACCTCACTAGAAGTTGAATAACGGGTCCATTTTGCCTCTGGCCTCTGTCTAATTTAACCACCTGTAAACTACAAGGAGCAGCCCAGTGTTATTTTACACTGTTTGCGATTTAGACCTCACTACAATTACTTTTGTATGCATTCCAGTCCCTAAACCCTTCATCTTATTATCGGTAAGCTTTTCAAGATTGCTATGCCAAAAATTTTAATGTGCCACATGTCAGAAAGCGCTTTGAAATGGTGGGACTCACGTCGGTACACGTTTTGAAACATTTTAGATTCTTAGTTTGCCTGCCCCCCAGCTGAGAAAAAAGGTTTCATTGCGAGTTTTCTTTCAAGCACATATACTTCAGACAGATGTGGATTGACGATTTATGTACAAACCCTATATTTATCTTTGATTACATATAAATACAAATTAGCTATTTTCTAAAAAGTGGTTACAATAGCAATAAATACAAAATAAGAATTCGACCATTATACTTCATGTGTTGGGGGTTGAACCCATATAAACATGTACATCTGAAATTCAATTAAACATCATTTAAAAGGAACAATTCTCTGATTAAAATATTTATTTTCCCAATTTCTTTTTAAGTAACCATAAATATATTTTCAAAATAGATGTTCCTATTTTGTTAATTTTTTTATATAAATAGTGTCTTCATTGGGAAATAGTAAAGTGTCAAGTTTTTTTCTCTCTGATAAATTTTTCTGTTTTAACGACATCCACAACCCTCCACAACCATATCTTGGTAGTTCTTTAATACAACTTTGTCGTATTCATCAAGATAAAGCATTGAGATGGGACTGAGGTCCGTTGGGACGCAGCACGCCCTGGGAATGTTTGCATTGACAGAGTTCACCAATGTCTGCACAATGGCATGGTTCGTTGAGTTTAAGTGATCTGCCAGTGGAAAGGGGCACTCTCCTTGGCAGTAAAAAGCATGATATCCCGGAGGTGCCACTATCCAGTCATTCCACCCCACATCACTGAAATCCACGTATAAAGGATGCCGCTTGCAGCTAGACCTGAGCCTCTTCTTCTGCTTGTGTTTGGCCTGACGCCTCACTCTTTTCTCAAGAGTGTGTCCTTTGCCATTGTGGCTAAACGTCACCAATAATGGCCTCATCTGAGGCCAGCTTTCTTCATCTTGGTGCAAGGACCGACTGATCCTGATATGTCGCTTTGAATGTCTGCACTCCTGGTCTAGGTGGATGACCTCCACCATAAACCCATGGTTGGGCTGGCCCTGTACGGTCCATCTCATAACAGAAGGGCTGACGTCAAAGCTCTCCCACTTGCTCACACTGTGGTGCACAAGCTTCGTGTCCAGCAATCGTGTGATGGGATCGCTGCCAGAGGACGCCGGCGATTTGAGAATCTCGTAAACGTTGATGCGATGGTAACCACCGCTGGCGTTTACACAGGCTTCTCGCACCTGTTTGCGGTAGATCCTCAGTTCTGCCGAGGTGATGAGTTCCTCCCTCGGTATAGAGTTCAAATTGAAGAAAAAGCGACGGGTTGCCTCCCCTCTGGCTCCAGGCAGCTCCTCCATTGGTTCTAAGATAAGAGAACAACCGTTAGCCACATTGCAAGGCTCACTGGTAACTTGACCTGACATTATGTTGAAATGCATGAAACACAACCACCCAATGTTGATGCCGAAACATCTTGTTTGAGTTAATTATTACATAGTGTATTTGTTACAATACCATAATAAATGGTCAATAGATAGTAATACCATCTCAGGATGCTTTGAACAAAAGATGTTTTCCCCCTTGTGATCTAATTTTCACTAACAAAATATGAACCCTGCCATAGAGCCTCTCAACATCAGAAACGTGCAAAAGGAAATAGTCCAAGAGGTTAGATTATAGTCAAAAACAGTACAATCTATTTCCCAGCTTCATCAGGCTGTAGACTTTAAATGATATTTGTATATCAGCCGTTTTAGGGCACTGTTGGGTTGTAAACGAAAGATGTTTAAGTCGATCTATTTATTTTTAGCTTTAAACCTGAACTATTAGGAAGAGGAAACAGAACCAGAGAGCCCGCGCTACTCGTGCCTGGTATTCCGACTGAAGTCCTTATTTTGCATAAATGTCATTCACCACAGGAATGTTTCCAAATCGTTAGTGATGTGCAGGGGATCCAACCTGAGACTTTTGCATGGCCAAGAATTCCATTCGCAAAGCTGCAAAGATGAGCAGCGTTCATTTGCCCAGCTTGCTGAGTTGTTTGGAAGACGCATTTTAACGTCGAAGGTGCAAATAACCATGGGGGAATGAATGTGGTCACATGCGATTGCGCTCAAGGGTCCCTCAATGCCAGTGCAATAAAGAGCACTGGTCCAAACCACACTGTCCCTGGATCGCCATATAAGTGCCACCTGTAAACACTCTCCGGCTCATACAAGAGATTGCGCCATATTATGTAATTACCTTTTAAAGGTTTAGCCCCTGAAGCGATTTGTAAATAGTCCCATTCACATTGTAAACACGCCGCATTTTTTTTTTACTCGTTGCCAATGTGCTCTACTGTGCATTTGTTGAAATGTGGAGTATGGTGTTAACACAGCCGAGAAATGCAGTAACTATTTCAGTTCTAAGTTCTAAGAATATGTACCCCATGCTTAATAGCATGCTCAACTTTCACACTTATTTTCAGCTGGGAGCGGTTTccctggggggttggggggaggtggtgATCTGCATTTGGCTTCTTGTAATTAAAAAGTCCAACGGATTCAGAACAAAATGCAAAAGTTCAACCAGGCCAGTTTAAATTAAACGTGGGTGTATAGCAAAAGAACCGCATCAGAGGGCAGGAATTGCGCTGTGGTCGTTAGGACCTCGGAGACACCGTAACACCGTGATACAAGATTGGCATCAGATGCAAATACTTTTTCTGAACACGGTGGATTTATTAAGACTTGCTGAGGGTGTTTTTTTTTTGGTGCTGGGAGATGCCGATTCGACATTGTTGTAAATAAAATTGCTGTGCTTGTGAACCAACCGTATCTGCATTTAATATCCTACTCTTGCAAACTTCTTTTTGAGAGATGTGTAGTGCTATTTCAATGTCCCCATCATGAGGGTTAATGTTCTAATAGATTTGCACGCTAGGCCAATGTGTAAACTAAGGCACTTAATCTACTTGGTTTGGGATCCACCCACCCAATACTGCACCGTGCCCCAAGCATTTGAGGAAGGATTCCCCGGACTGTCTTCAAAGTATTCATGCAATGAATCTATGCAAGACCAAGGCATTGTCTAAACTCTACAGATACCTAGTATCAAtaattcaaagatctgtgtgaacgACAAAAGGATTCTTTCACCGGTGTGCTAGTGAGGATTATTAAAGTATCAAGTCCCAGctacctgtttgtgtgtgtgtgatctcTGCAAAATATATGTAACATCCCGTGTGAAACAAAGGGTTCTAGAAACACGCAAATGCCTTGCAACCTCTCCCCAAACAAAAGCCAAAGCCCAGATAAGATAAGCTTCAGGTGGGTCGGGGAGGATAAATATTTATGGCCATTGTTGCACACTCTCTATCTCGGAATGCAAAAATGCGCCCACGTCATAAAACAAAAATAGCAAATCATTCACCAGATCGCCATTCCACCACAACTCTCGCCATGTACTGGACTGTCAAGGCAGAGACATCTTGCATTTTGGCCCCACGGTCTCTGAGGCAGAAACTCGCCGCGGGACAGCTAGCAATAAGGGTAGAATGTCGGGGGATGGAGTGAAAGAATGAGAGAGTTGTACCTGTTTTAATCGACTGTGTTGTAAGCCAAGTGAGCAACCAACAGGGAATGCAACTTGAAAAGAGTGTTGGTGGTCCAAAATGGAATGAGTTTGCTCAAGTCATCAAAGAGCTGGCAGTATAGATCATAAATATTGTATATAAATGTGTCTATTTTACACATATGGAATTACTAGTGTACATTCGGTGTGTTATATGTACACAGATAGAATTGATACTATTGATTGGATTTAGCCCCATATTAAGGCAGCTGGGCTGGGTGATGACTCGAGCTACCTGGCTGGCCTTAGCTTATAGTCTTACCTTCATGATGGAAGCTCCTGACTGTATTGGCGTGGCTGGCTGGCCTTTCGGGGAACTGGGTCAGCACCGAGACCCCGTGCTGCTGAGCTTCTTCCCCGGAGTGTAGCTTGTACAGGTCCACCATGTACTGCGGGATCACCGGGTTCTTGCTGGGGTGAGGGCGACGCCGGAGGCCGAACATGTTGAGCAGCCGGAGCTCGAACTCCTGGAGCATGTCCTCGCTCTGCGGGGGGCTCGCCCGGCCCGAGTTGGCTTGCTGCTCGGCGAACTTCCTCCGGCCGACCTCGGGGATGAGCCCGGCCGAGCCTCCAAAGAGAACTTGACAGAGCAAGAGCACCATCAGAGATTGTCTGCCGGCAGTCATCGTGTCTCTGCGGGGAAGCAACGGGAGGAGGAGACGTTATTCCGTGCTCACAAATGGAAAAtcgaagcaacacagacacacacatacagtcagAGGAGAAGCATATTGAGAGTGAGGGACAGACAGGGGGGAAATATAATGAGAGGCAGAGGTGGGGAGAGGAAGATAAGAAAATCAAAGTGAAAGGGATTTTGGTACAATGTAAGACAGGGACTGTTAGAGAATGGGAGGGAGGGAAAAAAAGCTACTTTAATTCTGAATGAGTGCTGGAATTGAAGCAAAAAAAAGGAGATAGAAGGgcgaaaaaagtttttttttaatgaaaaatgGTGAGTCGCACACACACGTGTGCATGTGAACCTTCTTGTTTACGTTTCCTGAGCTGTTGAGTCTGTTCAGAATGGGACAAGATCACAGAGCCGGGAGAAAGGCAGACAGACAGGTGCTCTCTTCGCCACTGCTGGTGCCTGGGCTCACTGCAGCAAAATGCACATTccgccccctcctcccctcccgggTTACCTTTCACTGAACAGTGGCCGAGTTCAAAAACAGCATGGGTCCATTGAAACGCGGAGATGTGGGCGAGCTTTTAAATTCAACGCAGCGTGCCGCTCTCTGCCAGCCCAGTCTCGCTTCGCTCCTCTTTCTCTCTTGCCCCCCTCCCGAAAATAAAGGCTTGCAGGACGCCGAAACAtctggtttgggggggggggggggggggaatgttcacaggacttttttttctctctccttttttcgACTGTTTTCACATCCACCAGAAGTTTGTTTCCCTGTTGTGTCTGGAGCacaaagttctctctctctctctctctgggtctctgtcACACACCAGCCCCTACATTAGAAGCTGTTGTGTCTTGCGACCAGAGTGTAACTACCTGTATTGGCAGCAAGCGGCCGCTCAGGACTCCCCTATCGCCGGCGTCTTTCGCCCACATTGCTTGCTgttaattctttctctctctcgtcccGACGTTAGGAAGATCTCCAGACAGCAGTCCACCTTTTTGCACAGGTCAATATCAGAGGCAGTGAGACCAAACTttgatatatattatatatattaaaatatatttaaaatatacaggaaaggggaacagaaTCCAAACAAATCATCCAAAAGCAATCTGGTTTACTCACTGAAAACACCAAACAAGTAGCGATTCAGAAAAGTCCATCATTTTTTGACAGGATAGCCCCTATATATATATATCCCGAGTGAGTGCAGCAGCTATTTTTTTTTTTGGCTGTTTTTTTTTTGATGTGTGGCAAGATTCCTTCTTCTGCTGCCGCACAGTAATTGAATGAGTTTTTTTTAATGCGTTCTTTGTTGCTCTCTGATGTCATGACAAAGCAGCGTTCTGCCAATCAAATCGGGTAATGATTCCTGTCACAGACTCGACATTCAGATCATAGTTAGAGATTGTCTTTGGCAGCCGAAAGAAAAAAAAACCTGGGAAGCCTAGGGAGAGAATGCACGAAGCAGCAGGAGTAGCAAATTGCCCTTCGCATTTTTTGGGGGGAGAATGCAGGAAAAACTTCCACAGTGCAGGAAAAACTTCCACAGTGCAGGAAAAACTTCCACAAGTGCTTTTTTTCTTTAAAAACACACAAATACCCACCTCTTAAATACCGCCTTTTAACCCTTTCAAAGCTCCGGCTCGCCCCGGGACACGGTGCTTTTTAACCCCACCATGATACATGCAGGTTGGGCTATAATTATCTAAGGGGCGGTAGGTTTGAAGGGCAGATTTTGTACATTATATACGGCTTGGTTCTGTGCACAGTAGGACTCCAAGAAGTCAAATTCCGATCACAGAAATTAAGTCGCACTTTTCCTGTTAACCCGCACACTGAactcaaatgatttttttttaaaggtagaGCGAGCTCCTTAAAACATTTCTTAAGGGGACCCATAAATCAAGAACTTCCCTTCAACAGTACGTGCAAGCTCTGAATCTGGAGATAAGTATCTCGCTGCTTACAGCGATGTCAGTAGTATTGGGAACTCCCGGTGGGACAATCAGGAGCAGGACTTTATACACTGACACGCAAGAAGGTTCATCCAAGAGAtgaaggaagggaggaggaggattgCAAAAAAAAAAGGTGCTTCCTCAATTTTATGGGCGTTTAATAGCAGAGCGAAGTTTGTGAGTTTTGCTAACCAACTAGTgtaggctttttttttaaaaaaatctaccaGTAGAGACTAGTGATCGGACCGAAGATGTCAGGCAGGGATGTGGTCCGGGAAAGCACTTGTGTTCCCTGGATAGATGTTGGAATACATTATGAACCGAAACAAGGTCAGGTCTGACTATgctggagagagaaaggcagagagctcCGGGAACACTGCGCCAACATCTGGTCAGCTTGCGAACGGCCAGTGGATTAAATTTTCCAGTTTCACAACAACGGCTCCTTTGTACAGCTCTCGAACGCAGAAGAGTCAAATCATTTTGAGATTCCGCTAACATAAAATCGGATTATCCTCCCCTCTCCGCTGCAGTTTATAACCTCTTAAAAAATAATATagaaaaactttttttattttcTGGAAGGAAACATCCAGGTGTGAAAGTCATGTGGGTGCCGTGGCGAGCGGGGTGGGAAGAGAAGTTGAGGCGATGAAAAGGCGACCTGGATTAGAGAGGGACGGAAACTTAAAAGCAGAGAGAGAACAAGTGTATGACAAGAGGGAATAATCCAATGATTATGGGACATGGCTTCTGCTGTGCTCTAGTAAGGAAAAGTAAGACATGTGACTGAATTTAAAAGGATATGGAAGAACAAGTTAAAAGTAATTTCAAGtatatcaattattttaaaagtcaGTCATACTGTAATAATAATGAATATCATCCCTTGCTGTTGGCCTGGTGTGATGAACCCGTTGAAATAAGTAAATAAGTTAAATCTCAGCTCCCTTACCTGATTGAGAATATTGCATTAGATCACGAAGCTGGAAGCCGGCTGCTCCTGTCAGCGGGATTTGATGAAAAGGTGCAGAACGGGGCGGAAAGGCGAACCATCTCACTGGGTGAGGAATCTCGGAGACATAAGACGTTATCCCTGGGTGCACGAAACGAGAGAGGAGGCTCCGGGCGCCCGATTTAAAGCATCTGCAGCAAGTCAGTTCTTCCAAGCGGATGACTTCACACTCGCTCATGCAAGGCACTCGTTGACTTTACTCCTTTCGCCTTCCTACATtgtggctggcagagggaatgtttacagcacagaagtgaCTCACTCATTTGAGTAGACGATCTTCATATAACGTCATTACATCACAGAGGATTTTTGTATTAAAAAAGGTTCTGTGTTCAGTGAGTGCAAACAGGGTGACTGAtgctgtgtctgtgacacagggagttTCCTACAGTGTCATAGGTTTTCGCCGTCAGAGAGAGAACTGTTACAAAGCGGACTGGTAAAAAAAATGTACTGGTTACAAGTCCTGGGAAAAGCTACATGACACGGGTTTACGCGCCAGCAGTCAGATCTTTAAACAACGTCGAGTTCACACACAAAAAAGTCTGGGAAACTCAATATGTTTAAGCGGTACATATATAAACTGCAACCACTGCTTAGAATCACAGATATCCCTGACATTTATACTTTAATCAAATGCAATAATGTTGGGTCTCTTAATAGGAAACAGATTGATGCTGCGGATTATTGGTCCCTTGTGATTCAGCGAACACTCGTTGTCATGTCTGTTTACAGGTAGATATCACACGTTGCCTCAGGCACCGAGGGAGAACATACACGGGGCTTAAACAGACATATTTATGAATGCACATCACCCACTCCTCTGCGGAGATTGAAAGCCCCAATGGCACACGTTCCAATCTGATCAGACCTAACAACATCCCAGTTGGTAGAGGTATGCCCCCATTCTTATACAACCTTCACAGTATGCGTGCAAACGcttgttcccccctcccccttatTTTAATATACCATGCAGGTTGCCAACAAACTATTCGGTGAATGGGAAGAGCCGGAGATCTCAAAAACATGTTTACAGTGCCTGATTGAGTCGCACGGTCTGCTCACCCTGGGGTCTGGTCACAAAGTAAATTACAGGCAGTCCCCGCCTGCAAAAAGCGTGGCCGAGATAAGACAACAGTGTACCAAATGATAACAGGGAGCCCTGGTCAAGATCGCTTTCATATACTTGTCGGATTTAGTATGTGGATTATTTTGTCTGCATTGGTCCTTTCAGAACGGCCAGCTCAAGATGTCACGTTGGAAAAGAGTTTTAATGTTAATAGGGCCAGACTGACTGGTTATCAATAGGTTTGGGGGTGTGAAACTTTTATCAGTCCGGGATTATAGTGTAGTTTCATGCAAATAACTTCAAACTTTCAGAAATACAGGTCGTTTATATGGTATTTTCAGCCCTCCAAAAAGTCCACTGGCGAGTAACACCTCTGAGCTTATTTCCATGTATACTTGGGTAAAGAAAGATGTTAGATTCCTAAATTAACATTGGTTTGTTGGAAATTGCCGTTCTCTTGAACTAGAACTCAAACTCAACTTTCTTCCGGGAAAGGCGGTCTCAAGATTGTTAATTTAAAACAATAGTTGCCTTTTTAATGCCGTGGTTTGAGAAATAGAGGGCACACATTTTGATCAGTGATATCCGGTCATTTAAGTTCAGAGGCCGGTATTATTTGCACAGGTTTTCAAAGGGATAACATCTGACCATGGAGTGAGCCTTCTCTAAGGATCTCCTTTTCTGTAATTGGGGTGGGAAAGATTCTGTTGCAATGTTTCTTGCCAGAGCTTTCACAATGGTTTAGTTAATAACAGCAGTGCCTTGTATGTGGTAGCAACCAGGAAGCTAAACTCCCGACTTCAGCGTGTGTTGAGGTAGCTGATGATGTGCCACATTTGCCTTCATCCTTCCGGGGCTGGGAAAGAAAGGGGGGAAGTTATCTACCAGGGTTCctcctgatcattacccagtggCCAGTGGTGGAAAGCAGCAGTATGAAGATTAGATGAGAAAGAAACAGTATCAGGATGTCCTCCACCATCCAATAACAAcagcgtgcatttatatagtgctttccaCATAGTAAAACGTCAcattgacacagagccagagagattaggagaagtgaccaaaagcttagtcaaagtaattgggtttaaggagtgtcttaaaggacagagagggagagatgtttagagagggaattctggaACTTAAGAGTctcaaggcatggccaccaatggtggggtgaaggaagggaGAGATGGACAAGAGGCGAGAGTTGGAGGATTGCAGATTTCTTGGAGATTTGTagcgttggaggaggttacagagatagtgagaagtTAAACAAGAATCAGTCTCAGCAATAATGTTCTCCACCATCCAGTACTGCTCATTGTCTAGGCTGATGTGTGATAAATGGACCCTTGGTCAAGGCATTCCTTAGAATAATACCCCGGCAAAACTCAGTGCCTCCAGGTAAGAGAGGAACTTTCTCCATCATAACACTTCCCTTCCTCTGTTTATGTTGGTACTACTGTCCACACACTGGGCACCTGCAGCATCTTGTTCTGTCCACAAAGGCTGAAGTCAGGGAACAATATCTTGCCTCTCCACTTCTGAAGCTGCAACAGCTGCTGTTGCTCGATCCTTTTGCCAAATGTTAGAGGTAGAGTTTAAATTTGACAACAAATCACAACCCTAAATGCTGACAGCTAATAGGCTGCTTATCTAGGATCAACGCCGTAAATTTTAATCAAAATTATTATGGTGCAGATTACTTTTATTGTTGCTTTGAACTGTTCCACTGATTTCAGACACAGATCGAGCTGATAATGCAAGTCGCAGGAGGTGAGATTTAATCCAGCCAGAACACAGAAGCAGCTTTATTAGTTGTAAATTGCATTTTCCGGATATTATCCATTTAGCTTACCACTTCAACTCAATTGCTTGGAAGAAATTTGACAATAGCAATTTATTTGGCGATTTAATGGAAACCATGTAAGAATGAATGAAATCTCCAATTAAAATCATATTTTACATTAATTATAGAGAAACAACTTTGATTTCCAATACAATGGCATAGTGTACAACCCTTGCAGGTCTCAGTAAACTACAAATAGAAGTATGTGAGGTTATAGGATTATGCAGGATACAGGGTACCCTTAATCTGGTCCAAAGGTGATCATTGAAATTTAAGCACATTAAAACAACAATGCTGCACTGTGACACTCAGCTCTAGAATTCTTCAATAAAACTTTGACTAACCCATTACAGAATTCAATCAGAATTCTAGTCTACAATGAAAATATGCACCCCAATATTGTTATTTAAGGGTAAATTAAAACAAAATAAAGAAACCTTGGGGGGAAAAGTGTTACAATGGATATTGGAAAAAAATTAGTATTTCAACATGTTGGGTATACTGTGCTAAAGGAACATGTGATCAATTTCAAAACTACTTTAACTGCAAAAGCATCTCATCTGTAACCACATTCATCCACTACCATATCATCATAATGTCTCAAAACCACACAGTCGTCACTATCATAATATAGTACTGAAATAGGAGACCGCTTAATGGGGACACAGCATGGCTGAGGGTCTCAGTTGGAATGCACCAATTTTTGTACAATAGCATGGTTCATGGTGTTAAGGCTCTCACTGAGGGTAAAAGGCCATCCATCAAGACAATAATTGGCCACATAACCAAGAGGGGTGATGATCCAAATTTGCCAGCCCACATCCTTGAAATCTTATGTCGGGTTTCCTTCATTTGCAGTCACAACTAAAAAAAACCGGATGTATTGCGTTACTTATGATTCAGCATCACAGCCAACACAGAAATGTACTGACACTCGAGAATTGAAGGGCAATGTTTTCAAATTAGATCCAATTGGTGATGGCCTTCTCTTGTATTGGTTTCAAATTTGTGGCGTTCCCTCAGATTTGTAGCCTGTTGACTCCAAGACGAAGAGAGCTCAGTCAGATTGAAGTAGGGGGACAAGTGGATAAGCTGGAGAGACTGTACTATAATCAGTTTGTGTGTGGGCTCTCATGTCCTACAAAATAGGTTTTTAGAGCTTGGTGCATATTCCTACTGCCCTTGGAGGTGGGTATGAATTTCAACAAAATTTGACCTCAAGTTGTGCCAGAGCCAACTCTTCTATTTTTTCCAGCACTGAAAGATAGAAGCATAAATGCTTCCATACACAGAACAAAGGCCTAAATTCAAATCCAGAAATGTGGCCTACTACCAAATCAAAGATATATTTTACATTACTATTTTGAAAACCACACACTTTAACAGACATGCAATGATTGTGATTTTTTTAAAAGACCAAACTTTGCATTCTAGTTAAGACTCAGGCCGTGGTAACAATTGACACAGCCTATAAATTGATTTAATCATATTCAAGCCAATTAAAATGCTATCATGTGTGCTTCACAAGTCCATCAAGTAGTGCAAAATGTATTGAGTAATGTCTCTTTAATGTTTACACCTAGCCTTTGGATGAAAGAAACAATTGCAATAATTCTATTCTTAAACACAGGGCAAACACAGTTTTTTGCACTTTAATTACCTTAGAAAAAGCTGTCATTGTTTAGATCAAGTAAAGaaagagcttacatttatatagcatctcacACAatttcaagatgtcccaaagtgcctcgcagccaatgaagtacttttgaagtgccgtcactgttgtgattaggaaacgtggcaggcaatttgtgcacacagCATGAGATAAATGGCTAATTAAGCTGTTTTACCGTTGTTGATTGAGGCATAGATTTTAGCCtggacactggaagaactcccctgctcttcttcgaatactgtcatgggatcttttacatccactaaaGAGGGCAGGCGGACTTAGATTTAACATCTCACCCTAAAGTTGACACCTCCAact contains:
- the bmp2a gene encoding bone morphogenetic protein 2 isoform X2 is translated as MTAGRQSLMVLLLCQVLFGGSAGLIPEVGRRKFAEQQANSGRASPPQSEDMLQEFELRLLNMFGLRRRPHPSKNPVIPQYMVDLYKLHSGEEAQQHGVSVLTQFPERPASHANTVRSFHHEEPMEELPGARGEATRRFFFNLNSIPREELITSAELRIYRKQVREACVNASGGYHRINVYEILKSPASSGSDPITRLLDTKLVHHSVSKWESFDVSPSVMRWTVQGQPNHGFMVEVIHLDQECRHSKRHIRISRSLHQDEESWPQMRPLLVTFSHNGKGHTLEKRVRRQAKHKQKKRLRSSCKRHPLYVDFSDVGWNDWIVAPPGYHAFYCQGECPFPLADHLNSTNHAIVQTLVNSVNANIPRACCVPTDLSPISMLYLDEYDKVVLKNYQDMVVEGCGCR
- the bmp2a gene encoding bone morphogenetic protein 2 isoform X1 produces the protein MMDFSESLLVWCFQDTMTAGRQSLMVLLLCQVLFGGSAGLIPEVGRRKFAEQQANSGRASPPQSEDMLQEFELRLLNMFGLRRRPHPSKNPVIPQYMVDLYKLHSGEEAQQHGVSVLTQFPERPASHANTVRSFHHEEPMEELPGARGEATRRFFFNLNSIPREELITSAELRIYRKQVREACVNASGGYHRINVYEILKSPASSGSDPITRLLDTKLVHHSVSKWESFDVSPSVMRWTVQGQPNHGFMVEVIHLDQECRHSKRHIRISRSLHQDEESWPQMRPLLVTFSHNGKGHTLEKRVRRQAKHKQKKRLRSSCKRHPLYVDFSDVGWNDWIVAPPGYHAFYCQGECPFPLADHLNSTNHAIVQTLVNSVNANIPRACCVPTDLSPISMLYLDEYDKVVLKNYQDMVVEGCGCR